TGGCATTGGTATCTTGTGGCGCTTCGTCCTCGGACTTTTTCGCTCCTTTTGGCGTCAGTTTCAAGCCTACCGAGACACTCGTCCTGGAGAGGTTACCGATCCCCTCCCCGTTGTTCCAGGCGAACTTATCGATCCGTCTTTGGTAATATGAATCCCCACTTGACCCGTTCTCTACACTATCCAGTACATAGACATAAGGATCGATCGTACCACTGAGGTTGACATACATGGCTCCTTTGAAGAAAGAGGTTCGGGCGTTCCAGTTGATGTTGCTGAGTTTGAATTCTTCTGCTAAGAAGTTGTAGGAAGAAGACATGGACAGGTTGTCGAATATTTTGATTTTATTGTACTCGGCGATCGAATCGGATTTGGACTTGACCTTCATCTCGATGTTGTTGTTGAGAGAGAAAGACACCGAAGCACTCTCTCCTGCCGAAGGTCCTCCGTAGGTAAACCCCTCATACTTGGACAATACCGCTGTATCTCCATCTTCATCAATTTGTACCTCCTGATACACCCCTTTGGATGGGTCCGCATAGTCTGGAGAGTAGCTAAATCCTACGTTGGGAGTCATGACATGACGTATGGCTTTGATTTTTTTGCTTCTAAAATTGTACATCCCATAGAGACGTGTCGACATAGATGCGCCACTATTCCACCAGCCTGCCCGAGAAAATTGATTGAGCGTATCTACGACTACTCCTCCCTCAGTCGCATCGTACTCGTACTGCAATTCCTTGGGGTACCACACCTCCGTATAGTTGAAACTCGGGCTCACCGTGATATACTTGAGCATATTGAAGGAGGTAGAAACAGGGATCTGGTGCTTCATCCCCAGGTTGGATCGGCGCATGAGCTCCTCCATATTGTCCCCGTTGAACTCGATTTGTTCGCTTGTAGCGGGTGAGGTATTGATGATATAATCCGGAGTAGACAGCCCCTTGTTGGAGATCTCATTTTCCATAGACATTCGATACGTGAAGCCCAACTTACCCAATGCCGTATTTTTCAGATTGCCCACATTTTTGAAAGGCTGTATACGCGAAGCATTGAAACTGATCTCTGGCAAGGACAAGGTAGTCGCTCCCGTGCTGATGTTTTGGCTGTAGCGTGCGTTGGCTGTCAAATTGAAGGGCGTCCCCTTGAAAGTCTTCGAATACGACACGTTCGAATTGAACTGCGACGACACACTCTGCACATAGTCATAGCCCACATTGTTGGCATTGGCGCTATAGCTCTGCGTCCCCATCGATACCGAAGCAGAGAAACGGGACGTACCGAAAGACTCCGGCCTGTGACTCCAGTTGACCCAAAAATCTTTGGAATACGAGTCATCTTCGAAAGTCGGGCTGACCGTCTTGTTGTAGCGCATACTCATGTTGCCCGAGTACTTGTAGCGCATCTTATAATTGGACTGAGTCTGAAGTCCATAACTGCCATTGGTATAAATATCGCCCGTCACTTTCAGATCCATGTACTCGTTGATATCAAAGTAATACCCCCCATTTCTCATGAAAAATCCACGGTTTTGATCCTCTCCATAACTCGGAAATATGATCCCCGAAGACTTCTCTCTTGGAGAAGGAAACATCCCAAACGGAAAGCCTATGGGCGTGGGGATCTCTCCAAAATACAAGTTGAAAGGTCCCGACAGTACCCGATCATTGGGGATGACTTTGAGCTTTTTGGATTGTATATAATAATGTGGGTGTTCGTGGTTGCAGGTGGTGTATTTGGCATCACGTATAAACATCTCATCCAGTTCGTTCTTTTTGACCCGAGCACCGTGCATGTATGCTCCGTCTTGTTCCGTGATGATACCGTTGATGAGAGCTTTCTTGGTTTTGAAATTGTAAACCATGTCGTCGGTCTCGTAGGAGTCGCCCCCCTCGGTAAACACAGGTTTCCCAACCTTCTTGCCCGCCGAATCCAAGACATAGTTGGCCCGTAGGGTATTCTCCACCCAATCCATCTCGATGCGTTCTCCCGTCAAGGCTATGTTGCCATAGTCGATAGACCCGTCACCATAGAGGTACATTTTTTGATTGGTCAAATCAAAGTAAATAGAATCTTTGGCCTTGTAATTGACAGTTGTCTCTACGTCGTTGCGTGTTTTGCGAGGAGCAAACTTCGAAGAATCTTTTGCAGCAAGGGCACCACTAGAAGACAGCAGTGTTTGAATAGAATCTGGCAAAAGCGGTATATATTCGGGGTATGATTTCAGCGAATCCAAATACCCATTCTCG
The DNA window shown above is from Reichenbachiella sp. 5M10 and carries:
- a CDS encoding putative LPS assembly protein LptD, producing MLGYIGAAQNYKLDTAQAMQKVTHLIENGYLDSLKSYPEYIPLLPDSIQTLLSSSGALAAKDSSKFAPRKTRNDVETTVNYKAKDSIYFDLTNQKMYLYGDGSIDYGNIALTGERIEMDWVENTLRANYVLDSAGKKVGKPVFTEGGDSYETDDMVYNFKTKKALINGIITEQDGAYMHGARVKKNELDEMFIRDAKYTTCNHEHPHYYIQSKKLKVIPNDRVLSGPFNLYFGEIPTPIGFPFGMFPSPREKSSGIIFPSYGEDQNRGFFMRNGGYYFDINEYMDLKVTGDIYTNGSYGLQTQSNYKMRYKYSGNMSMRYNKTVSPTFEDDSYSKDFWVNWSHRPESFGTSRFSASVSMGTQSYSANANNVGYDYVQSVSSQFNSNVSYSKTFKGTPFNLTANARYSQNISTGATTLSLPEISFNASRIQPFKNVGNLKNTALGKLGFTYRMSMENEISNKGLSTPDYIINTSPATSEQIEFNGDNMEELMRRSNLGMKHQIPVSTSFNMLKYITVSPSFNYTEVWYPKELQYEYDATEGGVVVDTLNQFSRAGWWNSGASMSTRLYGMYNFRSKKIKAIRHVMTPNVGFSYSPDYADPSKGVYQEVQIDEDGDTAVLSKYEGFTYGGPSAGESASVSFSLNNNIEMKVKSKSDSIAEYNKIKIFDNLSMSSSYNFLAEEFKLSNINWNARTSFFKGAMYVNLSGTIDPYVYVLDSVENGSSGDSYYQRRIDKFAWNNGEGIGNLSRTSVSVGLKLTPKGAKKSEDEAPQDTNANNPLSQNDPFNSDNFEAGNVNNYISYDPNAYVPFDVPWSLNVNYAFNYSKTGYADAVITQTLNFNGTLNITDKTRIGFNSGYDMKEKEFTVTRINVSRDLHCWNLSFNWVPFGPRQSYYVRIAVNSQLLKDLKLDRRNQSTYTSF